The genomic region ATACCGGATTTATTACATTTGATCCAGGATTTAAAAATACAGGAATTGTTAAAAGTTCTATTAGTTTTATAGATGGTGAAAAAGGAATTCTATTATATAGAGGTTATCCAGTTGAACAAATTATTAAAAAATGTTCATTTATAGAAACTAGTTATCTTCTATTAAATGGCGAACTACCTAATACTGAACAATTAAATTTTTTTTCTGAAAAAATAAAAGAATTCAATTCCATTAATCATAAAATTTATCAAATACTGGATAAGTTTCCAGTTTCTTATCATCCTATGGGAATATTATCATCTTTAACGTGTATTCTTACTGCATTTACAGATTATATTAATATAAAAGAGGAAGATATGTTTTTACATCTTTTAGCAAAACTACCTGTATTAGCAGCTTTAACTTATAGAAAAAAAGTAGGTCTTCCTCCATCTTATGCCGATAAGGATTTATATTATACTTCTAATCTTTTAAAAATGTTTTTTTCTATTCCAAAAAAATATTATCAAATTAATCCAATTATTACAGATGCTTTAGATAAACTTTTAATATTACATGCAGATCATGAACAAAATTGTTCTACTACTACTGTACGTTTATTAGGTTCTGCATATGTTGGATTATTTTCATCTATATCCTCTGGAATTAGCGCTCTTTGGGGTAGATTACATGGAGGAGCTAATCAGGAAGTTATAGAAATGTTAGAAAATATTCTTAAAAGTGGTGGAAATATAAATAAATGGGTAGATAAAGCAAAAGATAAAAAAGATCCGTTTCGATTGATGGGATTCGGCCATAGAATTTATAAAAATTTTGATCCTAGAGCTAAAATAATTAAAAAAATAGCCGAAAAAATTATTTGTGAATTAGGAATTCATGATCCAATTTTAGAATTAGCAAAGGAACTTGAAAAAATTGCTATTCAAGATCCATATTTTATAGAAAAAAAATTATATCCAAATATAGATTTTTATTCAGGAATTATTTATCAAGCTATAGGAATTCCAAAAGATATGTTCACGGTTATGTTTGCTTTAGGTAGATTACCTGGATGGATGGCACATTGGAAAGAAATGAGATTAAATCAAGAACCTATAGGAAGACCTAGACAAATTTATATAGGATATAAAAAAAGAAATATATAATAATTTTATTATATATTATAATGTGCGGGCGAAGGGATTCGAACCCTTATACCTAATGGCATCAGATCCTAAGTCTGACGTGTCTACCAATTTCACCACGCCCACATTATAAATTTAATAGCAATTTTTTATTATTAAATAAATGAAGAGGATATAATTTCATTATTTTTATTTAAAATTTTATATTCCGTATATTTAAATGAATTTTTAGGAATAATTTTAATCCATTTTTTATATTTAAATAACCATTTTTGTTGAATTGAGGGAAATCCTTTTTTAAGATAAGCTGCGACAAAAGAATGTATATGTAATTGTATTCCCTTTTCTATTTTATTATTCATAATTTTTTCTAAGATAAATTCTAGATTATGGATATAAATTACAGGAGATTTTAATTTTTGATATTTTTCATTATATTTTAATTCTGGTCTTAC from Blattabacterium sp. (Cryptocercus punctulatus) str. Cpu harbors:
- a CDS encoding citrate synthase, which produces MCKIVNLNINGCNYKLPIVYGTFFEEKAINISKLRENTGFITFDPGFKNTGIVKSSISFIDGEKGILLYRGYPVEQIIKKCSFIETSYLLLNGELPNTEQLNFFSEKIKEFNSINHKIYQILDKFPVSYHPMGILSSLTCILTAFTDYINIKEEDMFLHLLAKLPVLAALTYRKKVGLPPSYADKDLYYTSNLLKMFFSIPKKYYQINPIITDALDKLLILHADHEQNCSTTTVRLLGSAYVGLFSSISSGISALWGRLHGGANQEVIEMLENILKSGGNINKWVDKAKDKKDPFRLMGFGHRIYKNFDPRAKIIKKIAEKIICELGIHDPILELAKELEKIAIQDPYFIEKKLYPNIDFYSGIIYQAIGIPKDMFTVMFALGRLPGWMAHWKEMRLNQEPIGRPRQIYIGYKKRNI